Genomic segment of Microcebus murinus isolate Inina chromosome 14, M.murinus_Inina_mat1.0, whole genome shotgun sequence:
tccagttggcCTACCACCATTTGTTGGAGGGGCTGTTCTTTACTCATTGAAAAGGTCTTGGCAcacttgttgaaaatcaattgctTATCTATGCGTGTCCTTATTTCTAAGACTCTCAGttctatttcatttctctatAGGTCTACCCTTGTGGCCTTATCACActcttttgattactatagctttgtaagatattttgaaataggaAGTGTGACTCCttaaactttgttctttttttttttaagatttcttttttttgagacagagttttactctgtcatttgggctagggtgctgtggcatcagcctagctcatagcaacctgcaactcctgggctgaagcatcccaagatcttcctgcctcagcctcccaaatactgggactacaggtatgcaccaccaaactcagctaattttttctatttttggtagagacagaagctcactcttgctcaggctgttcttgaactcctgagctcaaaccatcctcctgccttggccttccagagtgctaggattacaggcatgagccacctgccctggcctcaagtttagttttttgtttcttttgttttgttttggcaatTTGAGGCCCTTCTAATTCCATATGAATTGAGTGTCAatcaggttttctgtttctgcaaaaaaggccattgggattttgataggaattacattgaacTTGTAGATAACTTTGAGTAGTATTGCCATGTTAACAATATTCACTCAATTCTTGAGCATGAGAAGTCTTTCCCTTTAAgtgttcttcaatttctttcagaaatgttttgtagtttccagtgtacaagtcttatatctccttggttaaatttattcctaagtattctcttttatactattatatatgGAATTTGTCTTAATCtgattttctgttgctataactaagtacttgagactgggtaatttatacaaaaaatgtatttcttgcaattattttttaaatttttattttatttttaattgatatataataattgtacacatttattatttttgttgtggtgagaacattcagaATCCTCTCTtatatctattttgaaatatataatacattattgttaactatagttactctactatgcaatagaacaccagaacttattcctccatCTAACTGTAACTTCATGCCTACTGATCAACCGCTCCCtatctctcttccccctccccagcctctggtaatcatttCCCtgctctctacttctgtgagatcaacttttttagattccacatatgaatgagatcatgcagtatttatctttctatgtctggcttattttacttaacataatatccttcaGGGTCACCtatgttgctgaaaatgacaagattacattttttctttttttttagagacagggtcttcctctcaCTCTGTCGCtaaggctggagtgctgtggtacCATCCTAGCTCACCATAGCCTTGACATCCTgcgctcaaacaatcctcctgcctcagcctcccaagtagctggtattataggtacatgccaccacacccagcaaatttttaaattttttgtagaggtgtggtcttgctatattgcccaggctggtatcaaactcctggcctcaagcaatcctcctgcctcagcctcccaagtagctgggattgtaggcatgaaccactatgcccagccaggattccattcttttctatggccaaatagtattctattgtgtatatgtaccatatttttgttattcattcatccatcaacacttaggttgattccataacttgcCTATTGTGATTAATGgtgcaataaatatgggagtgcagatatttctttgacataccGATTTCAGTTCCTTaggatatatatcaaatatatagtGGGATatatagtgggattgctggatcttcTTATAGTTTTGGAGTCTAGGAAGCCCAAAGTCTAGGGACTGcacatctgatgagggccttTATATTGGTGGGGACTCTCCCCCCTTCACTCCCCACCAAACCATTCTGCCCTGCTAGGCCTGTGGGCTTCTGATGGGAGGGGCAGCTTTGAAAATCTCTTAAAATGACTTTGGGGGCTTTCTCTGTCCTGATGAAAAGTCTCTGGCGCTATTCTATCAGGAATAATCTCTTTACCAATATTTTCTCTGGGCTGCACCCAAACacacttttttcattctttccatggccaggctatgaattttccaaaatttaatgttctgcttcccttttaacTATAAATTCTGTCTTTATCATCTCTTTCTCCAGATTCTCACTATAAGCATCCAAAAGTAACCATGCAGTATCTTGAATGCTTTGCTGCTTAGAAGTTTCTTCCACTAGGTACCCTAGTTCATCCCTCTCAAGTTCAGCTTTCCACAAAGCCCCAGGGCATGGACAGAATTTCACCAAGCTCTTTGCTACATTGTAATGAGTGTGGCCTTTATTTCAAGTTCCAATACcttgttcctcatttccatctgagatcACATCAGCACAGCTTTACTGTCCAAATTTCTACCAGCATTCTGGTTATGCCTAATGAAGTAGTCTTTAAGAAGTTGCAGACTTTTCTTACAGCTCTTCTCTTCTCACCCCTCACCAGCATTGTCCTTCATACTCTATTTAGAGCAATCCAGGATTTTCTAGACTACTTCTTCAAATTCTTCCAGCATCTACCCATTAACCAGTTCCAAAGTTGCTTCCAGATTTTCAGTTATCTGTATAGCAACAACCCCACTTCTCCAGTATCGATTTTTTGTCTTAGCCCATTTGCTGTTGCTGTAActaaatacctgagactggataatttatttttataatgtatgtCTTAgaattctgaaggctgggaagtccaaagtcTAGGGGCTACATCTGGTGAGGATCTTTGTGCTGGTGATGACTCTTTGCAGAGTCCTGAGGCAGTACAGGGCTCAGATGGGGGACAGAGTATGCCACACTGGCATTTATAAGAGACCCACTCTTGTGATAGCTAAAGCATCTCCTGATAACCCACTAATCCATTAACCCACTAATccataaatggattaatccatCCATGAGGACAGAGCTCTCATGACCAAACCACCtactttaaaggccctgtctcttcATGCTGTTATAtgggggattaagtttcaacacgaGTTTTGGAGGGGCagaacattcaaatcatagcagaattgttttcctaatttcattttgGGATTGTTTATTACTGGCATTTAGCAACAccactgatttgtgtgtgttggtCTTGTACCCTACAACTTTGCAGCACTCATTTATTAGCCCTAGTAGGTTTTGTAAAAAtggattctttgggatttttcatatataagattatgtcatctatGAACAGatgtagttttacttcttccttttctatttggagacttcttttttttttttttttttgagacagagtctcgctttgttgcctaggctagagtgagtgccgtggcgtcatcctagctcacagcaacctcaaactcctgggctcaagtgatcctcctgcctcagcctcccaagtagctgggactacaggcatgtgccaccatgcccggctaattttttctatatatattagttggccaattagtttctttctatttatagtagagacggggtctcgctcttgctcaggctggtttcgaactcctgacctagagcaatccgcccgcctcggcctcccagagagctaggattggaGACTTCTTTTCTTGCCTATTTGCTCTGGTTAGAAACTCCAGGACAGTGTTGAGTAGCAATGGTGAAAGGGGGCATCCTTGCCTTGGTCCGGATAGGGGcccttagtccattcaggctgctataacaaaataccttaaactaggtaatttacaaagaacataATCTTAGTTCTTACACTTCTAGAGGCTGGGAGTGCAAGATCGAGGCACCAGCAgacttggtgtctggtgagggcttgctctcTGGCTCCAAGATGGTGCTTTGCTTGCCTGTCCTCACATGACCGAAGGGGCCACAGGGCAAATTGTCTCCCTAAAGCccttttatgagggcactaatcccatccttgagggcagagccctctCCAGGGCCTCGCCTCTCAACACCGTCACCTTGGGGGTTAAGTTCCAACCAATGAATGTGAAAGGGATGCATGCGTGCGTTCAAAACATAGCAAGGGCCGgcacggtggcgcacgcctgtaatcctagcactttgggaggctgaggcgggtggattgctcaaggtcaggagttcgagaccagcctgagcaagagcgagaccccgtctctactataaatagaaagaaattaattggccaactaatatatatagaaaaaattagccgggcatggtggcccatgcctgtagtcccagctactcgggaggctgaggcagcaggattgcttgagcccaggagtttgaggttgctgtgagctaggctgacgccatggcactcactctagcctgggcaacaaaagtgagactctgtctcagaaaaataaaaataaaataaaaataaaaaacatagcagggaaaaagttttcagtttatcatcattgagtataatgttagctgtagatttttcataaatgccctttattattctgaggaagttcccttctattcctagttttctgagtgtTGTTATCATGGAAGCATGTCAcattttgtagcttttttttttttttgcatcaatggagatgatcatgtggggtttttttctttcattttcttaatgttatatattacattgattgatgtTTTTGTGTGTTGAAACATCCTTATATTCCTTCAATAAACTGTACTTGGGATCACCTGGGGCTTAAGAAGGAGCACGCGGATATCCACGGTCTGACAATGGGCAAGAACAAATTAAGAGGGCAGAAGTCCAGGAATGTATTTCACACAGCCAGCCAAAAAAACTTTAAggctaaaaacaaagcaaaaccagtTACCACTAATCTTAAGAAGATAAACATTATGAATGATGAAAAAGTTAACAGAGTGAATAAAGCTTTTGTAAATATGCAACAGGAACCTGCACACTTCTCAAAGCGCCTTTCTCCTGGACCTGTGCAGAAAGAATCGATTCCTCAGCCACGTCATGAAAATGAACCAGTTCATGTTGATGAAGCTACAAGATTAATGGCTCAGTTGTAATGCAGTGGTGATATATCTAATTCCCCCAAAAGAccaataaattaaatgttttatgcaaaaaaaaaactgtacttggtcatggtgcatagtccttttaatatgctgttggatttggtttgctagtattttgttgagaacttttgcatttatgttcataaaGGAAATTGGTGTGCAGTTGTGTTGTTTGCAGTGTAATGGCCTCATGGAATGAATGAGGAGGTgtccctttctcttctattttttagggggaagattttgaaaataattggtgttaattcttccttatatgttttgtagaattcaccaatgaagccatctggccctgggcttttctttttggggaaaTTTTTGATTACTAATACAATCTCTTTTCTTGTTACAGGTCTGTTGACTTATATACATTGTTCTTAGGAGGTTTTTTTCAgtcaattttggtaatttgtatgtttctaggaacaTGACCCTTTCATCTGGGTTATTACATTTGTTGGTGTACAATtcttcatagtattctcttataatctcttttatttctgcaaaGCAGTAGTAATgtatccatttttgttttttattttggtcatttGCATCTCCTTAATCAGACTAGCTaaaggtctatcaattttgttgttcttttcaaataaccaacttttaattttcttgattctGTCTGTCGTTTTTTtagtctcttttttatttatctctgctctctgtttattattatgttattCCTGTTAGCTTTGGGCTTGGTTTGCTctgatttttctggttctttaatGCCTATGGTTAATTTGttaatttgagatctttttttcttttttcttttttttaatgtaggtgtCTACATCTATATATTGCTGAGTATTGTTTTTGCTGCATTTCATAAATTTTACGATGCtgtgtttatgttttcatttatctttaagTACTTTGTAATTTCcctgtattttgtatttcagtatctttaagtattttgtaatttcaGTACCTCTTGGTTGGTTGGGCTGTAAAGAGAAGATTGTCAAAGGCTGGGCTCTTGTGTTTTTCAACATTTAGAAGTTGAGGCCGGGcacggcacggtggctcacgcctgtaatcctagcactctgggaggccaaggcgggtggattgctcgagatcaggagtttgaaaccagcctgagcaagagcgagatcccgtctctactataaatagaaagaaattaattggccaactaatatatatagaaaaaattagctgggcatggtggcgcatgcctgtaatcccagctactagggaggctgaggcagcaggattgcttgagcccagaagtttgaggttgctgtgagctaggctgacgccatggcactctagcctgggcaacaaagggagactctgtctcaaaaaaaaaaaaaaaaacaaacaaaaaaaaaacgaagaAGAAGTTGAAACACagtaaggagacagaagaaaacGTGGccaaatttgtccatttcacctaagtcattaattaattaattttttcagatGAGGTCTTATGTTGCCTatgctgatcttgaactcctgggctcaagcaatcctcctgcctcagcttccctccccagtagctggtaATACAAgaacacaccaccacacccagtttaCTAAATCATGAATTTATTAGTATAAATTTATTATGATAATCTCTTATTACtcttttaatatctgtagaatcTGTAGTGATATCACCTCTCTCATTTCTGACATTGACAATTGGTGacatatctctttttttctgatggatttgtctaaaagttttttctgtttttaattttattgatttcggctgggcgcggtggttcacgcctgtaatcctagctctctgggaggctgaggtgggcggattgctcaaggtcaggagttcaaaaccagcctgagcaagagtgagacccccgtctctactataaatagaaagacattaattggccaactaatatatatagaaaaaattagccgggcatggtggcgcatgcctgtagtcccagctactagggaggctgaggcagaaggattgcttgagcccaggagtttgaggttgctgtgagctaggctgacgccacggcactcactctagcctgggcaacaaaagtaagactctgtctcaaaaaaaaaaaattttttttattgatttctccattgatctttattatttctttcatttttctgctttggatttaatttgacctcctttttctaccttttaaagATGGGAACTGAGGGCATGcatttgagacctttcttcttCTCCAAAGTAGGGGTGTAGCACCATCATTTCCCCCAGCTACTGCTTTACGGCATCTCAtgttgtcattcagttcaagctactttctaatttccatttgtattttttttttgaccccCCAactatttagaagtgtgttatttaatttcgAAATATTTAGGGATTGTCCGGATATCATTCTAATtcctaatttaattttgttttggtcagagaacatactttatatGACTGGAATATTTTTGGATTTATTCAGACTAATTTTATAGTCCAGAATATCCACTGAAGAAGAATGAGTACTTCGCTGTGAGCATTCTATAGATGTCAAACAGGTCAAGTTGGTTGAGAATGTTCAAGTCTACTATATCTTTGCTGATTTCCTATCTGCttcttctatcaattattgagacaagAGTATTGACATTTACAACTATAATTGTCGATTTGACCATTTCTCGTTACGGTTCTATCGGCTTTTACATCATGGGTTCTGAAGCTTTCTTACTAAGGTCACCAGTGTTTATGATTGTTATGCCCTCTTGATAAATTGACTCCTTTATCTTTATGAAATGACCTTCTTCATCCCTGATAttattctttgctctgaaatcttcTTTGTCTGACATTGATATCACTGTAGCTTTCTTTTGACTCGTGTTAACATGATAcatctttctttccattctcttaaTCTATGTCTGTCTTCATATTTTAGGTAGCATGTAGTTTTGGTGTTGCTTTTTTATTCAGTCTGTCaatctttgcttttttaattggATGTCTAAACCatatacatttaatgtgattttttggATGtggttaggtttaagtctattatcttattatttattttctatgtaccccatttcttctgttctttgttGAGCTTCCTTTaactcttttcttgccttctttggaTTGGAGGTTTtcaattattcaattttattttctcagtcgGCTTGTTAactctttcttttgttaatttagtACTTGCTGAAGGGTTTGTTATGTATCAAACCCAAATCAGTCACAGTCATACAGCATTGTTTTTTAACTGGGAACAATTTTGTCCTTCAGAGGACAGTTAGCAATGTCCAGAGACTAGGGGCCTTcagtaggtagaggccagggttGCTGCTAAAATCCTAAAATCACAGAATCGTTCTTCATGATTATGAAAGGTTATCTGGGCCGAAGTGGGAATGGTGGTGTGGTTGAGAAACTCTGACATATAGTATAATAACTTCATAATAACATACTTACTCTCTCTCCTGGCCTTTATGCTATCATCATACATTTTGCACAATACATTGTCATTACTTTTGTTTAaactatttatcttttaaagcaaattaaataatgaaaagtcTTACAAATTTACCCACATAGTAACTATTTCTGgtgttcttcattcctttgtgtaaatCCAGATTTATATCTGGTATAATTTTACTTCTGCTTGAAGAATTTCCATTATTAATATTGCACATTTTGGACGTACTCATCATGAGTTCTTTTGGCTTTCATGTGTTGGAAAAAGtcttaattttatctttgttttgaaAAGATGTTTTTGTTGGGTACAGAATTCTAGATGTTGCTCCATTTTGTTCCTGCTTGCATtgtttccaaatagaaaattgcAATCATCGTTATTTTTGTCCCTCTGTACAAACATGTCTTTTCCCTCTGTCtggttttaagatttttctccttATCAGTGGTTTTGAGAAATTCAatcatgatatatgtatatatagttttcttcatgtttcttgtgcttgggGTTTGTTGAGCTTCGTGGTTCTGTGAGTGCATGATCTTCATCAAGTTTGGGAAActttcagacattatttcttaCATACTTTCTGCCCCTTCCTCTTTCAGGGACTCCAATTACATATATGTCTGACTGCTTAAAGTTGCTCTACAACTCAGCgatgctattttcatttttaaaatttatttcactctctgtgtttcattttgggtAGTttctataatgttttcaagttcattaatgtttttttctggCATGTCCATTCTTCCATTAATCCCACCcagtatattttttatcttatagaATGTAGTTTTCATCTCAGGAATTTGACTTGAGTCTTTTTTATAACATGCTTATACTACTATGGGTCATGTTTTCCTGTCTCTCTGAATGCCTGgcaacctttttttccttttggatctCAGATATTGAGAGTTTACCTTATTAGGTGCTGAATATCTTTCATTCCTATAAATCTTCGAGCTTCGTTCTGGGAAGCAGTTAATTTACTCAGAGACAGTTTGATCCTTTAAGTCTTGATTTATGATCTGTTTGGTGGGTCTGGACTGGTGCCCAGCACAGGCTAATCAATCAGTGTGCGGCACTGCGGCCAAGCTTTCCCGAGCGCTTCCGCCGAGCGCCCTGAGGTCCCGTCTGCCTGGTGGAAAGGGCCTGTTCCAGCCCTGCACAAGCACTGGGCCTGCTCCTCCTAATCATTTTAGATAGTTCTTTTCCTGGACCTGGGTAATTTCCTTACACAcacatgattttgttttttgggtttttttttgtgtgtgtgtgtgtctctttcgTTTTgctttgagacagtctctgtcacccaggtagagtgccgtggtgtcagcctaactcactgcaaccacaaactcttgggctcaagcaatcctcctgcttcagcctcccgagtggctgggactataggtgtgtgccatgatgcctgacatctgtctaatttttctatctttagtagagacaaggtctcattcttgctcaggctggtctcaaactcctgatctcaagcgatcctcctgccttggcctctgagagtgctagaattacaggcatgagccaccatgcccggccttgt
This window contains:
- the LOC142875678 gene encoding ribosomal biogenesis factor-like encodes the protein MGKNKLRGQKSRNVFHTASQKNFKAKNKAKPVTTNLKKINIMNDEKVNRVNKAFVNMQQEPAHFSKRLSPGPVQKESIPQPRHENEPVHVDEATRLMAQL